In one window of Mercurialis annua linkage group LG4, ddMerAnnu1.2, whole genome shotgun sequence DNA:
- the LOC126679558 gene encoding uncharacterized protein LOC126679558: MNWFRVGNVGIVKDSVVRYFSSRSRQRAVNVRKINPKVPFPEAALISQSLYTIIKQNGPLTIASTWNCAKEANIEGLNSKTHMKIMLKWMRGRKMLKLLCNQVGSSKKFFHTTLPEDPHADHSKLITHLHTQKPSSTRPKINTTKMH; the protein is encoded by the exons ATGAATTGGTTTAGAGTTGGAAATGTTGGAATAGTAAAGGATTCGGTGGTCAGGTATTTCTCGTCGCGGTCGAGGCAGCGGGCAGTGAACGTGAGGAAGATAAACCCTAAGGTTCCATTCCCGGAAGCAGCTTTGATTTCTCAATCTCTTTACACCATCATCAAGCAGAATGGCCCTCTTACCATTGCCAGCACCTGGAATTGCGCCAAG GAGGCTAATATTGAGGGATTGAATAGCAAAACCCACATGAAGATAATGCTTAAATGGATGAGGGGAAGGAAGATGCTGAAGCTGCTCTGCAACCAAGTTGGTTCCAGCAAGAAGTTTTTTCATACCACTTTACCTGAAGATCCACACGCTGACCACTCGAAACTAATAACGCATCTGCATACTCAGAAGCCTTCATCAACAAGACCAAAAATCAACACAACTAAGATGCACTAG